The following are encoded in a window of Amaranthus tricolor cultivar Red isolate AtriRed21 chromosome 2, ASM2621246v1, whole genome shotgun sequence genomic DNA:
- the LOC130806194 gene encoding uncharacterized protein LOC130806194, translating into MASGSSSRPNSGSKGFDFASDDILCSYEDYTNQDSSNGVHSDPSIGINSAKDFQKSRISRSSVFPTANVYSQPEDSLSQEMISTVERTMKKYSDNLMRFLEGISSRLSQLELYCYNLDKSIGEMRSDLARYHGESDSKLKFLEKHVQEVHRSVQILRDKQELAETQKELAKLQLAQKDSSSPGQDEKNKVPTPEQKNDDVSDAPNTQLALALPSQISQQPSHAAVQQQSIPPPQPPPSQTHSQMQPYYLPSNQLPNSQAQSHPSYLSTDAQYREPQLQAPQPSQTQVNQTSQTQQFPQYQQQWPQQVTQSMQPPHQLPAQPPQQPQMQPSMQPQNQIRAPNPQSSVYPLYMTSQPMNPPPQDGISGSTPMQIPFPGIPHPGMGHPEGRPYGYGGAGRPVQPQPSPHMKGGFPSHPGDGYKTGSAGTYMLYDGDGGRSHQPPQPTHYSQGVYPPPNPSVQNQPPPPPPPNSSNHMIRSPSPQQYVRSHPYNELIDKLVSMGYRGDHVASVIQRLEESGQAVDFNAVLDRLNGNSSGSSQQSW; encoded by the exons ATGGCTTCTGGATCGTCTAGTCGACCTAATTCGGGTTCCAAAGGTTTCGATTTTGCTTCTGATGATATACTTTGTTCTTACGAAGATTACACTAATCAGGATTCGTCTAATGGCGTTCACTCCGATCCATCTATTGGAATTAATTCTGCCAAG GATTTTCAGAAAAGCAGAATTTCAAGGTCATCAGTGTTTCCGACAGCTAATGTCTATAGTCAGCCTGAGGACTCCTTGAGCCAAGAAATGATTTCAACTGTTGAAAGAACCATGAAAAAATATTCTGACAATCTCATGCGTTTCTTGGAGGGAATTAGTTCCCGCCTCTCGCAATTGGAGTTGTATTGCTACAACCTCGATAAATCCATCGGGGAAATGCGTTCTGACTTGGCCCGTTATCACGGGGAATCAGATTCAAAGCTGAAATTTCTGGAGAAGCACGTTCAAGAA gtACACAGATCAGTCCAGATACTTAGGGATAAGCAAGAATTAGCTGAAACTCAAAAAGAACTTGCCAAACTTCAGCTTGCACAGAAAGACTCCTCATCTCCAGGCCAAGATGAGAAAAATAAGGTACCTACCCCAGAACAGAAGAATGACGATGTGTCAGATGCCCCTAACACCCAATTGGCCCTGGCATTGCCTAGTCAAATTAGCCAACAACCCTCTCATGCCGCTGTGCAGCAGCAGTCTATTCCGCCCCCACAACCTCCTCCATCACAAACTCATAGTCAAATGCAGCCATATTACTTGCCTTCTAATCAGTTGCCAAATTCCCAAGCTCAGTCACACCCTTCGTATCTTTCAACTGATGCTCAGTATCGAGAGCCACAGTTACAAGCTCCCCAACCATCACAAACTCAAGTGAATCAGACATCACAGACCCAACAATTTCCTCAGTATCAACAACAGTGGCCGCAGCAAGTCACTCAATCTATGCAACCACCCCATCAACTACCAGCACAGCCACCCCAGCAACCGCAAATGCAACCGTCAATGCAACCACAGAATCAGATTAGGGCTCCCAATCCCCAATCAAGTGTCTATCCTCTTTACATGACTAGTCAACCTATGAATCCGCCGCCTCAAGATGGAATATCAGGCAGCACGCCTATGCAGATTCCGTTTCCAGGAATTCCACACCCAGGAATGGGTCACCCGGAAGGAAGGCCTTATGGGTATGGTGGGGCCGGTAGACCTGTTCAGCCCCAGCCTTCCCCACATATGAAGGGTGGTTTTCCATCTCACCCAGGTGATGGATATAAAACTGGTTCTGCCGGAACTTACATGCTATATGATGGTGATGGAGGCAGATCTCATCAACCTCCTCAACCAACTCACTACTCTCAAGGTGTCTACCCTCCTCCTAACCCATCAGTTCAAAACCAGCCACCCCCACCCCCACCCCCAAACAGTAGCAATCATATGATTCGCAGCCCGAGCCCCCAGCAATATGTGCGCAGCCATCCTTATAACGAGCTTATAGATAAGCTGGTGAGCATGGGTTACCGGGGTGATCATGTGGCGAGTGTGATTCAAAGGCTGGAGGAAAGTGGGCAAGCTGTCGATTTCAATGCTGTACTTGACAGGTTGAACGGGAATTCGTCTGGCAGTTCTCAACAAAGCTGgtga
- the LOC130806219 gene encoding uncharacterized protein LOC130806219, translating to MTWQPYTAAKMEALPHICTSGHEIWRSRCPLICFDIVELHLPDRVMRQFGLEQVIPQACDTQPQLHAIDRRTGDKNYLVRHRSHVDAWNDRASTLVGGDNFTGHSSAMYMSWYRRISILRLTNTAFAQPGSHYHPTSTFLAERIRSVLIQCNDTIQGAATSPVDVGYRLCSQTLGSINASLTDALSQAGYEYLITTPPVIGEVDDAFHTPSPRSSAHRGSSSGGSSSRSTRGHQRSSTRGRSSRSLSTSATMSPFVPPSSINTPPPHPSPPQRIITYQRASQRRAPALNVIAEVDEFTPSSSTSAQNKRGRGL from the exons atgacatggcagccttacacagcggctaagatggaagctttaccgcacatatgtacatcgggccacgagatttggagatcgcgttgtcctcttatttgctttgacatcgtcgagctacatctaccggatcgtgtcatgcgtcaattcggtttggagcaaGTAATCCCgcaagcctgtgacacccaacctcaactacatgcgatcgatcggaggactggggacaagaactacctcgtacgacatagatcgcatgtagatgcgtggaacgaccgagcatctacattggttggaggagataacttcacaggtcatagctctgctatgtacatgagttggtatAGGCGCATCTCgatattacgcctaacgaacaccgcatttgcgcagccaggatcacattaccatccgacatctacgtttctg gctgagcgcatccgatcggtgctcatacaatgtaatgacacgattcaaggggccgctacatcgccagttgacgtggggtatcggctatgttctcagaccttaggctccattaacgcgtcgttgaccgatgcattgagtcaagcgggttatgagtacctcataacgactccacccgtcattggcgaggtagacgacgcattccacactccttctccaaggagttcagcccatcgaggtagctcttccggaggatccagttctcggtccacaagaggccaccagcgttcatctactcgaggtcggtcttccagatcgctatcgacatccgctactatgtcgccgttcgttcccccgtcttccatcaacactcctcctccacatccatcgcctccgcaaaggattatcacatatcagcgtgctagtcaacgacgagctcctgctcttaatgtcattgcggaggttgacgagttcacaccatcatcatccaccagtgcgcaaaacaaaaggggccgggggttgtag